A genome region from Streptomyces sp. NBC_01296 includes the following:
- a CDS encoding geranyl diphosphate 2-C-methyltransferase, with translation MTNTDLTIAPAVAAATSAFIPAPATPYQGDIARYWDHEARPVNLRLGDVDGLYHHHYGIGDVDHAALGDTDDSAYEKKLVAELHRLESAQTDVLLDHLGAIGHGDMLVDAGCGRGGSSVMAHQRFGCKVEGVTLSAKQAEFANERARELGIEDSVRARVCNMLDMPFETGQAAGSWNNESSMYVDLHDLFAEHSRVLAVGGRYVTITGCWNPRYGQPSKWVSQINAHFECNIHSRREYMRAMADNRLVPQAVIDLTPATLPYWELRATSSLVTGIEEAFINSYKDGSFQYVLIAADRV, from the coding sequence GTGACCAACACCGATCTCACCATTGCCCCCGCCGTTGCCGCTGCCACCTCGGCGTTCATTCCGGCCCCGGCGACGCCCTACCAGGGTGACATCGCCCGTTACTGGGACCACGAGGCCAGGCCGGTGAACCTGCGTCTCGGCGACGTCGACGGCCTCTACCACCACCACTACGGCATCGGTGACGTCGACCACGCAGCCCTCGGGGACACCGACGACAGCGCATACGAGAAGAAGCTGGTCGCCGAGCTCCACCGCCTGGAGTCGGCGCAGACCGACGTCCTTCTGGACCACCTGGGCGCCATCGGCCACGGCGACATGCTCGTGGACGCCGGCTGCGGCCGCGGCGGCTCGTCGGTCATGGCCCACCAGCGGTTCGGATGCAAGGTCGAGGGCGTCACGCTGTCCGCCAAGCAGGCCGAGTTCGCGAACGAGCGCGCCCGCGAACTCGGCATCGAGGACTCGGTCCGCGCCCGCGTCTGCAACATGCTGGACATGCCGTTCGAGACGGGGCAGGCCGCGGGCTCGTGGAACAACGAGTCGAGCATGTACGTCGACCTGCACGACCTGTTCGCCGAGCATTCCCGCGTGCTCGCCGTCGGGGGCCGCTACGTGACGATCACCGGATGCTGGAACCCCCGGTACGGCCAGCCCTCGAAGTGGGTGTCCCAGATCAACGCGCACTTCGAATGCAACATCCACTCCCGCCGGGAGTACATGCGGGCCATGGCCGACAACCGCCTCGTACCGCAGGCCGTCATCGACCTGACGCCCGCGACCCTGCCCTACTGGGAGCTGCGGGCCACGTCCTCCCTGGTCACCGGTATTGAAGAGGCGTTCATCAACTCCTACAAGGACGGCTCGTTCCAGTACGTCCTGATCGCGGCCGACCGCGTCTGA
- a CDS encoding TetR/AcrR family transcriptional regulator: MGRHPEQDTPQRPEHGSPPAAGATDGRTERGRQTREKIADALLVLLDEGMTDFPAERVARYAEVSRRSVFHHFDDMAQLVDTAITRRLEQLAEQIRPLPTEGPRADRVAALVEQRARILEWITPARLAMIRMDHPSERIRQVTEETFADARRRMEAVLAEELGRLSGRRRTDLANGLDAVTTWGAWHHWRSTGLGPEEARHAMEATVLILLASVDPPAAAPQGSA; this comes from the coding sequence GTGGGACGGCACCCCGAGCAGGACACCCCGCAGCGGCCGGAGCACGGCAGCCCGCCGGCCGCGGGCGCCACGGACGGCCGGACCGAGCGCGGCCGGCAGACCCGCGAGAAGATCGCCGATGCACTGCTCGTGCTCCTCGACGAAGGCATGACGGACTTCCCCGCCGAGCGGGTGGCCCGGTACGCGGAGGTCTCGCGGCGGTCGGTGTTCCACCATTTCGACGACATGGCCCAGCTCGTGGACACCGCCATCACCCGGCGCCTGGAACAACTGGCGGAGCAGATAAGGCCGTTGCCCACCGAGGGGCCGCGCGCCGACCGAGTGGCGGCCCTGGTCGAACAGCGGGCCCGGATCCTCGAATGGATCACCCCGGCACGGCTGGCGATGATCCGCATGGACCACCCCTCGGAGCGCATCCGTCAGGTGACCGAGGAGACCTTCGCCGACGCTCGCCGACGCATGGAAGCCGTGCTCGCCGAGGAACTCGGCCGGCTGTCCGGCCGGCGGCGTACGGACCTGGCCAACGGGCTCGACGCGGTGACCACGTGGGGGGCCTGGCACCACTGGCGTTCCACCGGGCTCGGCCCCGAGGAGGCGCGGCACGCCATGGAGGCCACCGTACTGATCCTGCTCGCCTCGGTCGACCCGCCCGCGGCGGCCCCGCAGGGGTCTGCGTGA
- a CDS encoding PP2C family protein-serine/threonine phosphatase, which translates to MRVPFRSPPRPGAGGYHQALFVLAECLPFVIALSVLLIEFTPLHVLYTGPLLVATPALAAVTMGPKGTLAAVALAVAVSVTTATYNGAWGSQQVYTNFLALFLVSLASLATSSTARRRREGELEQVRRIAVAAQEAVLRPVPARLGPLRVAGMYLAAETGAQIGGDLYEAVQTKYGVRVIVGDVRGKGLPAVRAAAAVLGAFREAVHYEDELVGVIHRCEAALLRDAVPGVIAPDVLVEGFVTALVAQVPDGPVVEVVNRGHPPPLLLRDGTAGALMPTCPLPPLGLAEFITGPPGRADRYSFAPGDRLLLYTDGVIEARNGGNDFFALPEAMEAVTAMPALGPQEFLDQLHRRLLRHTQDRLADDAAMFLVDR; encoded by the coding sequence ATGCGGGTGCCCTTCCGCTCACCTCCCCGGCCGGGAGCCGGCGGCTACCACCAGGCCCTTTTCGTACTCGCGGAGTGTCTGCCCTTCGTGATCGCGCTCTCGGTGCTGCTCATCGAATTCACGCCCCTGCACGTGCTGTACACCGGCCCCCTCCTGGTCGCGACGCCGGCGCTGGCCGCGGTGACCATGGGCCCCAAGGGCACCCTGGCGGCGGTGGCGCTGGCCGTGGCCGTGAGCGTGACCACCGCCACCTACAACGGGGCGTGGGGCAGCCAGCAGGTCTACACCAACTTCCTGGCCCTCTTCCTGGTGTCGCTGGCGAGCCTCGCGACGAGCAGTACCGCCCGCAGGCGGCGGGAGGGCGAGCTCGAACAGGTCCGCCGGATCGCCGTGGCGGCGCAGGAGGCCGTGCTGCGGCCCGTACCGGCCCGGCTGGGCCCCCTACGCGTGGCCGGCATGTACCTCGCGGCCGAGACCGGGGCGCAGATCGGAGGCGATCTGTACGAGGCCGTACAGACGAAGTACGGGGTCCGCGTGATCGTCGGTGACGTCCGGGGCAAGGGGCTGCCGGCGGTCCGGGCGGCCGCGGCCGTGCTCGGCGCGTTCCGGGAGGCCGTGCACTACGAGGACGAACTGGTGGGGGTCATCCACCGCTGCGAGGCGGCACTGCTGCGCGATGCCGTGCCCGGCGTGATCGCACCGGACGTACTCGTGGAGGGTTTCGTCACCGCGCTGGTGGCCCAGGTGCCGGACGGGCCCGTCGTCGAGGTCGTCAACCGCGGCCATCCGCCTCCGCTGCTCCTGCGGGACGGAACGGCCGGCGCCCTGATGCCCACCTGCCCGCTGCCGCCGCTCGGACTGGCCGAGTTCATCACCGGTCCCCCCGGCAGGGCGGACCGCTATTCCTTCGCACCCGGGGACCGTCTGCTCCTGTACACCGACGGCGTCATCGAAGCGCGCAACGGCGGCAACGACTTCTTCGCCCTGCCCGAGGCGATGGAGGCGGTGACCGCGATGCCCGCACTCGGTCCGCAGGAGTTCCTGGACCAACTGCACCGGAGACTGCTCCGCCACACCCAGGACCGCCTGGCGGACGACGCGGCGATGTTCCTCGTCGATCGGTGA
- a CDS encoding LmeA family phospholipid-binding protein: MPLKPLHTLTPPKSRTVRTAPPRRRARRVIAVAVLAGALLLAVDALARQVGEERFADRIAARQGSGLTSPEVTIEGYPFLLDAARGSHPEVRVKGDARTSDGIPVKAAVDLHRVSEHTGGYAAESLDAAFTAPFASLGSRGDRSVRLSDAGNGRVRIEAAVVGMPLVITAELRLDAGAVTLSADSASLAGRPIDPATPAIGRALSERSREIPPLPMGLQPTAVSVGHGGVTVHARAQRTDLT, from the coding sequence ATGCCCCTGAAACCCCTGCACACCCTGACCCCTCCGAAAAGCCGGACCGTACGTACCGCTCCGCCGCGGCGCCGGGCCCGGCGCGTCATCGCCGTGGCCGTGCTGGCGGGCGCCCTGCTGCTCGCGGTCGACGCCCTCGCCCGTCAGGTGGGCGAGGAGAGGTTCGCCGACCGGATCGCCGCCCGCCAGGGCAGCGGTCTCACGTCGCCGGAGGTCACCATCGAGGGCTACCCCTTCCTGCTCGACGCCGCCCGGGGCAGCCACCCCGAGGTGCGCGTCAAGGGCGACGCCCGGACGAGCGACGGCATCCCGGTGAAGGCCGCGGTCGACCTCCACCGGGTGTCCGAGCACACCGGCGGCTACGCGGCGGAGTCGCTGGACGCCGCGTTCACGGCCCCGTTCGCCTCGCTCGGCTCCCGAGGCGACCGCAGCGTCCGCCTCTCCGATGCGGGCAACGGCCGGGTACGGATCGAGGCCGCCGTCGTGGGCATGCCGCTGGTCATCACGGCCGAACTCCGCCTCGACGCAGGCGCCGTCACCCTCAGCGCGGACAGCGCCTCCCTGGCCGGCCGCCCGATCGACCCGGCCACCCCCGCCATCGGCAGGGCGCTGTCGGAGCGCAGCCGGGAGATCCCGCCCCTCCCGATGGGCCTGCAGCCCACCGCCGTATCGGTGGGCCACGGCGGGGTGACCGTGCACGCCCGAGCGCAACGCACGGACCTCACCTGA
- a CDS encoding family 2B encapsulin nanocompartment shell protein — translation MTVDTSPEAQLEPPQTSLGTAAARNLATTTKSAPQMQEITSRWLLKMLPWVETKGGTYRVNRRLTYTVGDGRIDFVQDGAQVRVIPRELGELAMLRGFDDMDVLTALAGRCVQRDFRAGEVLVERGTPANEIHLIAHGRVNQTAVGKYGDEVAVAVLADGDRFGENALLDGAGGWDYTATAATPGTLLTLSRSDFAAVLSSAPHLRAHVERFGSLPQQRQNKHGEAEIAMSAGHTGEPELPGTFVDYEPHPREYELSIAQTVLRVHTRVADLYNEPMNQTEEQLRLTIEALRERQEHELVNNREFGLLHNADFKQRIQTHSGPPTPDDLDELLCRRRGSKLFLAHPKTIAAIGREFNARGLYPDHVDLGGQQVPAWRGVPILPCNKIPISKENTSSILVMRTGEDNQGVIGLRQTGLPEEYEPGLSVRFMGIDERSIISYLVSTYYSAAVLVPDALGVLENVQIARRHD, via the coding sequence ATGACCGTGGACACCAGCCCGGAGGCGCAGCTCGAGCCTCCGCAGACCAGCCTGGGCACGGCGGCCGCCCGCAACCTTGCCACCACGACCAAGTCCGCCCCGCAGATGCAGGAGATCACCTCCCGCTGGCTGCTGAAGATGCTCCCCTGGGTGGAGACCAAGGGCGGCACGTACCGGGTGAACCGGCGGCTGACCTACACCGTCGGCGACGGGCGCATCGACTTCGTCCAGGACGGTGCCCAGGTCCGGGTGATCCCCCGCGAGCTCGGCGAACTCGCCATGCTGCGCGGCTTCGACGACATGGACGTGCTGACCGCGCTCGCCGGCCGGTGCGTCCAGCGCGACTTCCGCGCCGGTGAGGTGCTCGTCGAGCGCGGCACCCCCGCGAACGAGATCCACCTGATCGCCCACGGCCGGGTCAACCAGACCGCCGTCGGCAAGTACGGGGACGAGGTCGCCGTAGCCGTGCTCGCCGACGGCGACCGGTTCGGCGAGAACGCCCTGCTGGACGGTGCCGGGGGCTGGGACTACACCGCCACCGCCGCCACGCCCGGCACCCTGCTCACGCTGTCCCGCTCGGACTTCGCCGCCGTCCTGTCCTCGGCGCCGCACCTCCGGGCCCACGTAGAGCGGTTCGGCTCGCTTCCGCAGCAGCGGCAGAACAAGCACGGCGAGGCCGAGATCGCGATGTCCGCCGGCCACACCGGCGAGCCCGAGCTGCCCGGCACCTTCGTCGACTACGAGCCCCACCCGCGCGAATACGAACTCTCCATCGCGCAGACGGTGCTGCGGGTCCACACGAGGGTCGCCGACCTCTACAACGAGCCGATGAACCAGACGGAGGAGCAGCTCAGGCTCACCATCGAGGCGCTGCGCGAGCGCCAGGAGCACGAGCTGGTCAACAACCGGGAGTTCGGCCTGCTCCACAACGCCGACTTCAAGCAGCGGATCCAGACCCACTCCGGCCCGCCGACCCCGGACGACCTCGACGAGCTGCTCTGTCGCCGCCGCGGCTCCAAGCTCTTCCTCGCCCACCCCAAGACCATCGCGGCGATCGGGCGTGAGTTCAACGCCCGCGGGCTCTACCCCGACCACGTCGACCTCGGGGGACAGCAGGTCCCGGCCTGGCGCGGGGTCCCGATCCTGCCCTGCAACAAGATCCCGATCAGCAAGGAGAACACCAGCTCGATCCTGGTGATGCGAACCGGCGAGGACAACCAGGGCGTCATCGGCCTGCGCCAGACCGGTCTGCCGGAGGAGTACGAGCCGGGCCTGTCGGTGCGCTTCATGGGCATCGACGAGAGGTCGATCATCTCCTACCTGGTCTCCACCTACTACTCCGCCGCCGTCCTGGTGCCCGACGCGCTCGGTGTGCTCGAGAACGTGCAGATCGCCCGCAGGCACGACTGA
- a CDS encoding cyclase family protein — MSSSPADDRTPPTPPPAPAGSEPAVSRQEFDALFASVRTWGRWAPADRGAWNRVTPDHVRRAAALIRSGTAVPLGLPWDTRPGPDNAKPALHYMSDLGDVEAPEPSTYKDFIGVDYHGKAVSHLDALSHVAYGGRLYDGRPAREAVGAAGARFGSVAALGPLVTKGVLLDLPAVLGVDWLEPGHAVRARDVVAAERALGVTIDDGCAVLLRSGRFRRSREIGPWDSDAASAGLHVDAVPLLAERAVALLGGDGDSDLRPSPVEGVHSPVHALAVAAMGVPLLDNLDLEALSAACAEAGRYEFMIVVTPLNVPGGTGSPVNPVGIL; from the coding sequence ATGAGCAGCAGCCCCGCGGACGACCGGACGCCGCCGACACCGCCGCCGGCCCCTGCCGGCAGTGAGCCTGCGGTCTCCCGTCAGGAGTTCGACGCCCTCTTCGCCTCGGTCCGCACGTGGGGCCGCTGGGCCCCGGCCGACCGCGGCGCCTGGAACCGGGTCACCCCGGACCACGTACGGCGGGCCGCCGCCCTGATCCGTTCCGGTACGGCGGTCCCGCTGGGCCTGCCCTGGGACACCCGGCCCGGACCGGACAACGCCAAGCCGGCCCTGCACTACATGTCCGATCTCGGTGACGTGGAAGCCCCGGAACCCTCCACGTACAAGGACTTCATCGGCGTCGACTACCACGGCAAGGCCGTGAGCCACCTGGACGCCCTGTCGCACGTCGCGTACGGCGGGCGGCTCTACGACGGCCGCCCGGCGCGTGAGGCCGTCGGCGCCGCAGGGGCGCGCTTCGGCTCGGTGGCGGCGCTCGGCCCCCTCGTCACCAAGGGGGTGCTCCTCGATCTGCCGGCCGTCCTCGGGGTCGACTGGCTGGAGCCCGGGCACGCGGTCCGTGCGCGGGACGTCGTCGCCGCGGAGCGGGCACTGGGTGTGACGATCGACGACGGCTGCGCGGTGCTGCTGCGCTCGGGCCGCTTCCGGCGCAGCCGGGAGATCGGCCCGTGGGACTCGGACGCCGCGAGCGCGGGCTTGCACGTGGACGCCGTGCCCCTGCTGGCCGAGCGCGCCGTCGCGCTGCTCGGCGGCGACGGGGACAGCGACCTGCGCCCCTCGCCGGTCGAGGGCGTCCACTCCCCCGTCCACGCCCTCGCCGTGGCGGCCATGGGGGTGCCGCTGCTGGACAACCTGGACCTCGAGGCGCTCTCCGCCGCCTGCGCCGAGGCGGGGCGGTACGAGTTCATGATCGTCGTGACGCCGCTGAACGTGCCGGGCGGGACGGGCTCGCCGGTCAATCCGGTCGGGATCCTCTGA
- a CDS encoding MMPL family transporter — MTIAVAAVVMLHGRVTSEAVAIPGSDSQAARDAAESFHGPVSGNQPLVLHTAPDGPVLTSAAAQQAVEAAARDVARVDHVVSAAAPYGPSGLAAMSPDGHTAYLSVGLDVTGRDITPKISEAVLSAATGPARQAGIEVTAGGDLAAAADKGSTAHSELIGLAAAAVILFLGLRRVLAAGLPLLIGIVGLVISLSAIGLVGHVLDMPSAGATIAAMIGLGVGIDYTLFCLTRFRELLAEGHGVVDAAGYTTASAGKAAAFAGCAVAAALAGLALGGLPLLYALALAPAIAVLVAVLAALTLLPALLALLGHRLGRKAGHRPAPAKPAPDAAGAADATGTDPVPDPAGVRWQRFAAHVAGRPWRYLLASLLLVGVLAAPAAGLTFGQLDAGDKAAGTSSRTAYEQLAEAFGPGVNGPLQVTGTLPTAADGPSDPRVSTVTKTLGRTPGVAAVSPARLGPDGRTVLWQVTPTTGPGDPATVALVDRLRDSALPGATANTGATTHVGGPTAAQADLNARLAARLPAIIATVVLVAGLLLLLAFRAPVVAVKAAVMNLLSVAASYGVLTAVFQWGWGAGPLGLDGPVPIPGYVPLLMFAVLFGLSMDYEVFLLSAVRASYLRHRDNTRAVVDGLAGTARIITSAAMIMVCVFLSYLLSEDPVVKMFGIGLATAVALDATVVRGLLVPTSMVLLGERNWWLPARLDRMLPRVDIEGTPTPPVRGRSQAAATAPAPPTASTAAPGPDRLPAP; from the coding sequence GTGACGATCGCCGTCGCCGCCGTCGTGATGCTCCACGGCCGGGTCACCAGCGAGGCGGTGGCCATCCCCGGCAGCGACAGCCAGGCGGCCCGGGACGCGGCCGAGTCCTTCCACGGGCCCGTCTCCGGCAACCAGCCGCTCGTCCTGCACACGGCCCCCGACGGGCCCGTGCTCACCTCCGCCGCCGCGCAGCAGGCGGTCGAGGCGGCGGCCCGGGACGTGGCCCGGGTGGACCACGTGGTGAGCGCCGCCGCGCCGTACGGGCCTTCCGGCCTGGCGGCCATGAGCCCGGACGGCCACACCGCCTACCTATCGGTCGGGCTGGACGTGACCGGGCGCGACATCACCCCGAAGATCAGCGAGGCCGTGCTGTCGGCGGCCACCGGGCCCGCCCGGCAGGCCGGCATCGAGGTCACGGCCGGCGGCGACCTCGCGGCCGCCGCCGACAAGGGGTCCACCGCCCACAGTGAGCTGATCGGTCTCGCCGCGGCCGCGGTCATCCTGTTCCTCGGGCTGCGCAGGGTCCTCGCGGCCGGCCTTCCCCTGCTGATCGGGATCGTGGGGCTGGTGATCTCGCTCTCGGCGATCGGGCTGGTCGGGCACGTCCTCGACATGCCCTCGGCGGGCGCCACGATCGCGGCGATGATCGGCCTCGGCGTGGGCATCGACTACACCCTCTTCTGCCTGACGCGGTTCCGTGAGCTCCTGGCCGAGGGGCACGGGGTGGTGGACGCCGCCGGATACACCACGGCGAGTGCGGGCAAGGCCGCCGCCTTCGCCGGCTGCGCGGTGGCCGCCGCGCTGGCGGGTCTGGCGCTCGGCGGGCTGCCGCTGCTGTACGCGCTGGCGCTCGCCCCGGCGATCGCCGTACTCGTCGCGGTCCTCGCGGCCCTGACCCTGCTGCCGGCCCTGCTCGCGCTGCTCGGCCACCGGCTGGGCCGGAAGGCGGGCCACCGGCCGGCCCCCGCGAAACCTGCCCCCGACGCAGCCGGTGCGGCCGACGCGACCGGGACGGACCCGGTGCCCGACCCCGCGGGCGTGCGCTGGCAGCGGTTCGCCGCGCACGTGGCGGGCCGTCCCTGGCGCTATCTGCTCGCGAGCCTGCTCCTGGTGGGCGTACTGGCCGCGCCGGCCGCCGGGTTGACGTTCGGCCAGCTCGACGCGGGGGACAAGGCGGCCGGCACGTCGAGCCGTACCGCGTACGAGCAGCTGGCCGAGGCCTTCGGACCGGGCGTGAACGGCCCCCTCCAGGTGACCGGGACCTTGCCGACGGCGGCCGACGGACCGTCCGACCCCCGCGTCTCGACGGTCACCAAGACCCTCGGTCGGACCCCCGGCGTGGCCGCAGTGAGCCCGGCCCGGCTCGGCCCGGACGGTCGTACCGTCCTGTGGCAGGTCACCCCCACCACCGGCCCGGGCGACCCGGCCACCGTCGCGCTCGTGGACCGGCTGCGGGACAGCGCCCTGCCCGGGGCCACCGCCAACACCGGGGCCACCACCCACGTCGGCGGGCCGACGGCCGCGCAGGCCGACCTGAACGCACGGCTTGCCGCCCGGCTGCCGGCGATCATCGCCACCGTCGTGCTCGTCGCCGGACTGCTGCTCCTCCTCGCCTTCCGCGCACCGGTGGTCGCGGTCAAGGCGGCCGTGATGAACCTGCTCTCGGTCGCGGCCTCGTACGGCGTACTGACCGCCGTGTTCCAGTGGGGCTGGGGGGCGGGCCCGCTCGGCCTCGACGGCCCCGTGCCGATACCCGGATACGTCCCGCTGCTGATGTTCGCGGTGCTCTTCGGGCTCTCCATGGACTACGAGGTGTTCCTCCTGAGCGCCGTGCGCGCGTCCTACCTCCGGCACCGGGACAACACGCGCGCCGTGGTCGACGGACTCGCAGGGACGGCCCGGATCATCACCTCGGCGGCGATGATCATGGTCTGTGTGTTCCTCAGCTACCTGCTCTCCGAGGACCCCGTGGTGAAGATGTTCGGCATCGGACTGGCCACGGCCGTCGCCCTGGACGCCACCGTCGTCCGCGGACTGCTCGTCCCGACCAGCATGGTGCTGCTCGGCGAGCGCAACTGGTGGCTGCCCGCCCGGCTCGACCGCATGCTCCCCCGGGTGGACATCGAGGGCACCCCGACACCCCCCGTGCGCGGCCGGTCCCAGGCCGCCGCCACCGCTCCGGCTCCGCCCACCGCATCCACCGCCGCGCCCGGCCCCGACCGGCTTCCCGCTCCCTGA
- a CDS encoding family 2 encapsulin nanocompartment cargo protein terpene cyclase produces the protein MPDPGPSPLQSSLPAAAARFGAHGHGRGIEAVGCVRPALFAPPAQPSAPVGTPGPALERILRGPSGLGSAGLSLARRGEPPAPEEEPPVAGRPIPGLYHHPVPEPDPVRVEELSHRIKAWAVDEVELYPPEWEDQFDGFSVGRYMVACHPDAPTLDHLMLATRLMVAENVVDDCYCEDHGGSPVGLGGRLLLAHTALDPLHTTTEYQPQWAQSLHSDAPRRAYRSAMEYFGQEATASQADRFRHDMARLHLGYLAEAAWAETDYVPEVWEYLSMRQFNNFRPCPTITDTVGGYELPADLHAQPAMQRVIALAGNATTIVNDLYSYTKELASPGRHLNLPVVIAEREGCSVREAYLKAVEVHNDLMHAFEAAAAELAAACPVPSVLRFLKGVAAWVDGNHYWHQTNTYRYSLPDFW, from the coding sequence ATGCCCGATCCCGGGCCTTCCCCTCTGCAGTCGAGTCTGCCTGCAGCCGCGGCCCGCTTCGGGGCCCACGGTCACGGCCGCGGCATCGAAGCCGTCGGCTGCGTCCGGCCTGCCCTGTTCGCCCCGCCCGCCCAGCCCTCGGCCCCGGTGGGCACGCCGGGCCCCGCCCTGGAGCGGATCCTGCGCGGCCCCAGCGGTCTGGGTTCGGCGGGGCTGTCCCTGGCCCGGCGCGGGGAGCCGCCCGCGCCCGAGGAGGAGCCCCCGGTGGCGGGCCGTCCGATCCCGGGTCTCTACCACCACCCGGTGCCGGAACCCGACCCCGTACGGGTCGAGGAGCTGAGCCACAGGATCAAGGCGTGGGCGGTGGACGAGGTCGAGCTGTACCCCCCGGAGTGGGAGGACCAGTTCGACGGCTTTTCCGTGGGCCGCTACATGGTCGCCTGTCATCCGGACGCCCCCACCCTCGACCACCTGATGCTCGCCACGCGGCTGATGGTCGCCGAGAACGTCGTCGACGACTGCTACTGCGAGGACCACGGGGGCTCGCCCGTCGGCCTCGGCGGACGCCTGCTGCTGGCGCACACCGCCCTCGACCCCCTCCACACCACGACGGAGTACCAGCCGCAGTGGGCGCAGTCGCTCCACTCGGACGCCCCGCGGCGCGCCTACCGATCGGCCATGGAGTACTTCGGCCAGGAGGCCACCGCCTCCCAGGCCGACCGGTTCCGGCACGACATGGCCCGTCTGCACCTGGGGTACCTCGCCGAGGCCGCCTGGGCCGAGACGGACTACGTCCCGGAGGTGTGGGAGTACCTGTCGATGCGCCAGTTCAACAACTTCCGCCCCTGCCCCACCATCACCGACACCGTCGGCGGCTACGAACTGCCGGCGGACCTGCATGCCCAGCCCGCCATGCAACGGGTCATCGCGCTCGCCGGGAACGCGACCACCATCGTCAACGACCTGTACTCCTACACCAAGGAGCTCGCCAGCCCCGGCCGGCACCTGAACCTGCCCGTGGTGATCGCGGAGCGCGAGGGCTGCTCCGTCCGCGAGGCCTATCTGAAGGCGGTCGAGGTCCACAACGACCTCATGCACGCCTTCGAGGCCGCGGCCGCCGAACTGGCCGCCGCCTGCCCCGTCCCGAGCGTGCTGCGCTTCCTGAAGGGCGTGGCCGCGTGGGTCGACGGCAACCACTACTGGCACCAGACCAATACCTACCGCTACAGCCTGCCCGACTTCTGGTAA